A single region of the Triticum dicoccoides isolate Atlit2015 ecotype Zavitan chromosome 2B, WEW_v2.0, whole genome shotgun sequence genome encodes:
- the LOC119362343 gene encoding ABSCISIC ACID-INSENSITIVE 5-like protein 3: MGVQTMSSLGGAGGGGGGGGPLSRQGSVYGLTLNEVESHLGEPLRSMNLEDLLRTVLPAADAEPRGAGTGKKTVDEVWRDIESAGRGRQPTVGEMTLEDFLSRAGVPVAGGGGCAGAHWLHQYHPPQQYVTRPLPRPLGVGAGPVLDAVYHGGGGGGFLSQAGGRKRGAAVVGGDGVVEKTVERRQKRMIKNRESAARSRARKQAYTNELENKISRLEEEIEHLKELKKLEPVMQFLPQQEAGERQQQLRRHAVLYMPQPEAEPKQHQHQLRRINSASF, from the exons ATGGGAGTTCAGACAATGTCgtccctcggcggagccggcggcgggggcggcgggggaggGCCCCTGTCGAGGCAGGGGTCCGTGTACGGGCTCACGCTCAACGAGGTGGAGAGCCACCTGGGCGAGCCGCTCCGGAGCATGAACCTGGAGGACCTCCTGCGCACGGTGCTCCCCGCCGCCGACGCGGAGCCGCGCGGCGCCGGGACGGGCAAGAAGACGGTGGACGAGGTGTGGCGCGACATCGAGAGCGCCGGCCGCGGCCGCCAGCCGACGGTGGGCGAGATGACGCTGGAGGACTTCCTCTCGCGCGCCGGCGTGCCTGTCGCCGGCGGCGGGGGCTGCGCCGGCGCGCATTGGCTGCACCAGTACCACCCGCCGCAGCAGTACGTGACCCGCCCCCTGCCGCGGCCCCTCGGCGTTGGCGCCGGCCCCGTGCTGGACGCCGTGTaccacggcggtggcggcggcgggttccTCTCGCAGGCCGGCGGGCGGAAGCGCGGCGCCGCGGTCGTGGGCGGGGACGGCGTCGTGGAGAAGACGGTGGAGCGGCGGCAGAAGCGGATGATCAAGAACCGCGAGTCGGCGGCGAGGTCCCGGGCCAGGAAGCAG GCCTACACGAACGAGCTGGAGAACAAGATCTCGCGGCTGGAGGAGGAGATCGAGCATCTGAAGGAGCTCAAG AAGCTGGAGCCGGTGATGCAGTTCCTGCCGCAGCAGGAGGCGGGGGAGAGGCAGCAGCAGCTCCGGCGACACGCGGTGCTCTACATGCCCCAGCCGGAGGCGGAGCCGAAGCAGCACCAGCACCAGCTCCGGCGGATCAACTCGGCCTCCTTCTGA